From Anopheles funestus chromosome 3RL, idAnoFuneDA-416_04, whole genome shotgun sequence, a single genomic window includes:
- the LOC125771386 gene encoding uncharacterized protein LOC125771386 isoform X10 — protein MSPCGRWRYLALVLMLMVFASIIRAEQEVIVAIDEPGKTQYHEANFNTSSYQYGYEVGPNGQFHHETRGPDGVTYGCYGYIDPNGQLRVTHYVADTHGYRVVEPNRPVEIFVDAPTQYSNSISEDEPPPERRRGEMRPWSELYLPKGCGMFPGGMRPDGTGGNTPTAPTNPSTGGSGNSQGNKPPNQGQGQGQGQGQGQKPGQNQNQGQGQGQGQGQGQGQGQGQGQGQWQGQGQGQGQGQGQGQGQGQGQGQGQGQKPGQGQTQGQGQGQGQGQGQWQGQGQGQGQGQQSGQNQGQSQWQGQGQGQGQNQGQWQGQGQGQNQGQGQGQGQWQGQGQGQGSGPGQGQGQTQGQWQGQGQRPGQSQGQGQVQGQGQGQGQGQRPGQSQGQGQIQGQGQGERPGQNQGQVQGQGQGQWQGQGQGQRPGQGQGQQQGQSQGQQGQGQGQHQGQHQGQHQGQHQGSHQGPISSGQHQGQHQGSHQGSSGEHQGQHQGSHQGPISSGQHQGQHQGSHQGSSGTHQGQHQGSHQGPVSSGQHQGQHQGNHQGLHGGEHQGQHQGSHQGPISSGQHQGQHQGTHQGSSGEHQGQHQGSHQGPISSGQHQGQHQGSHQGIHSGQHQGEHQHQHQGPVVDNQHQTSHQGSHQGLSQGEFQGQHQGQHQKPISGNKEEHNLQVQVSWGQGQQGQPQGQQGQTQGQSQGQQGQSQGQSQSQSQGQQGQSQSQSQGQQGQSQGQSQGQGQRPPQGGPTTDRPPEQLQPTSSTPVPGSPGTAIGVYPPTKPIDTSSPPASSSSSSSSPPPSSTSSPPTSSGGDNYAPPPNYQIAVSQYPYFFVPYPYPPPNVPQAPCNCPADQQNQQGQQQPAGYLGFIPVLYIPNCHAQKSGLPANFNWPAPPPPEGFGQSLDELPAQRLFQKPDGSWVLQRARNRSRRLRGRRPAVRRLYTDQEIPGKK, from the exons ATGTCACCGTGCGGAAGATGGCGCTATTTAGCGTTAGTGTTG ATGCTAATGGTCTTTGCTTCCATAATTCGCGCCGAGCAAGAAGTTATAGTGGCAATTGATGAACCTGGCAAAACTCAATATCATGAAGCGAACTTCAATACAA GTTCATATCAGTACGGTTACGAGGTAGGACCGAACGGTCAATTTCACCATGAAACGCGCGGACCTGACGGTGTCACTTACGGTTGTTATGGGTATATCGATCCCAACGGACAGTTGCGTGTGACACACTACGTGGCGGATACACACGGCTACCGGGTGGTGGAACCTAATCGACCAGTCGAAATATTCGTCGATGCTCCCACACAGTACAGCAA TTCAATATCGGAAGATGAACCACCGCCGGAAAGACGGCGGGGTGAGATGCGCCCATGGTCGGAGTTGTATCTTCCCAAGGGTTGTGGCATGTTTCCGGGAGGAATGCGTCCGGATGGAACAGGTGGTAATACACCGACGG CACCAACAAATCCAAGCACCGGTGGAAGCGGCAACTCACAAG GAAATAAACCACCCAACCAGGGTCAAGGACAGGGGCAAGGGCAAGGGCAAGGACAAAAGCCGGgacaaaatcaaaatcaaggACAGGGGCAA GGGCAAGGGCAAGGACAAGGGCAAGGACAAG GGCAAGGACAAGGACAGGGCCAATGGCAAGGTCAGGGACAAGGACAGGGTCAAGGCCAGGGTCAAGGACAGGGTCAAGGACAGGGACAAGGACAGGGTCAAGGACAAAAACCGGGACAGGGGCAAACACAGGGACAGGGACAAGGGCAAGGACAAGGACAGGGCCAATGGCAAGGTCAGGGACAAGGACAGGGACAAGGTCAACAATCAGGACAAAATCAAGGACAAAGTCAGTGGCAGGGGCAAGGTCAGGGACAAGGACAAAATCAAGGACAATGGCAGGGTCAGGGACAAGGTCAGAATCAAGGTCAAGGTCAAGGACAAGGTCAGTGGCAGGGACAAGGGCAAGGTCAAGGATCTGGTCCTGGACAAGGACAAGGACAAACTCAGGGTCAATGGCAAGGACAGGGACAACGCCCAGGACAATCTCAAGGCCAAGGACAAGTACAAGGGCAAGGGCAGGGGCAAGGACAGGGACAACGCCCAGGACAATCTCAAGGTCAAGGGCAAATACAAGGTCAAGGCCAGGGTGAACGTCCTGGACAAAATCAAGGGCAAGTTCAAGGACAAGGCCAAGGTCAGTGGCAAGGACAAGGGCAAGGGCAACGTCCAGGCCAAGGTCAGGGACAACAACAGGGTCAAAGCCAAGGACAACAAGGACAAGGTCAAGGTCAACATCAAGGACAACATCAAGGACAACATCAAGGACAACATCAAGGCTCACATCAAGGACCCATAAGCTCTGGGCAACATCAGGGCCAACATCAAGGAAGTCATCAAGGTTCAAGTGGTGAACACCAAGGACAACATCAGGGATCACATCAAGGTCCAATCAGTTCTGGACAACATCAGGGACAGCATCAAGGCAGTCATCAAGGCTCTAGTGGAACGCACCAAGGACAACATCAAGGTTCGCACCAAGGCCCCGTCAGTTCTGGACAACATCAAGGACAACATCAGGGTAACCATCAAGGCCTTCATGGTGGGGAACATCAAGGTCAGCATCAAGGGTCACATCAGGGTCCGATCAGTTCTGGTCAGCATCAGGGACAACATCAAGGAACCCATCAAGGCTCTAGTGGGGAGCATCAGGGACAACATCAAGGATCCCATCAAGGGCCTATTAGCTCCGGACAGCACCAGGGACAACATCAGGGAAGTCACCAAGGAATACACAGCGGTCAACATCAG GGAGAGCATCAACATCAGCACCAGGGTCCAGTTGTTGACAATCAGCATCAAACCAGCCATCAAGGAAGTCATCAAGGGTTATCGCAAGGAGAGTTCCAGGGACAACACCAAGGCCAGCACCAGAAACCGATCAGTGGTAACAAGGAAGAGCACAACCTACAGGTGCAAGTGTCTTGGGGACAAGGACAGCAAGGTCAGCCCCAAGGACAGCAGGGGCAAACTCAAGGCCAGTCTCAAGGACAGCAAGGCCAGTCCCAAGGACAATCTCAGAGTCAGTCGCAAGGGCAGCAAGGACAGTCTCAGAGTCAGTCGCAAGGACAGCAAGGCCAATCACAGGGTCAATCTCAGGGACAGGGACAACGTCCACCACAAGGAG GACCAACTACCGACCGTCCTCCAGAACAGCTGCAGCCTACCTCGAGTACGCCCGTTCCGGGATCACCGGGTACTGCAATTGGAGTGTATCCACCGACGAAACCGATCGACACCAGCTCGCCACCTgcctcatcatcgtcatcctcTTCATCACCACCGCCTTCGTCAACATCATCTCCACCAACGTCTTCCGGTGGTGACAACTATGCGCCACCTCCGAACTATCAGATAGCCGTGTCACAGTATCCTTACTTCTTCGTTCCTTATCCTTACCCACCACCAAATGTGCCCCAAGCACCCTGCAACTGTCCGGCGGACCAGCAAAACCAACAGGGTCAACAGCAACCGGCCGGTTACTTGGGTTTCATACCGGTGCTCTATATCCCGAACTGTCACGCCCAGAAGAGTGGTTTGCCGGCGAACTTTAACTGGCCGGCACCGCCTCCACCGGAAGGATTCGGTCAGTCACTTGACGAGCTACCGGCTCAGAGGTTGTTCCAAAAGCCTGACGGAAGCTGGGTGCTGCAGCGTGCTCGTAATCGTTCGCGTAGACTTCGCGGCCGGCGTCCAGCCGTACGGCGACTTTACACCGACCAGGAGATTCCTGGAAAGAAGTAG
- the LOC125771386 gene encoding uncharacterized protein LOC125771386 isoform X11, with protein sequence MSPCGRWRYLALVLMLMVFASIIRAEQEVIVAIDEPGKTQYHEANFNTSSYQYGYEVGPNGQFHHETRGPDGVTYGCYGYIDPNGQLRVTHYVADTHGYRVVEPNRPVEIFVDAPTQYSNSISEDEPPPERRRGEMRPWSELYLPKGCGMFPGGMRPDGTGGNTPTAPTNPSTGGSGNSQGNKPPNQGQGQGQGQGQGQKPGQNQNQGQGQGQGQGQGQKPGQNQNQGQGQTQGQGQGQGQGQGQGQGQGQGQWQGQGQGQGQGQQSGQNQGQSQWQGQGQGQGQNQGQWQGQGQGQNQGQGQGQGQWQGQGQGQGSGPGQGQGQTQGQWQGQGQRPGQSQGQGQVQGQGQGQGQGQRPGQSQGQGQIQGQGQGERPGQNQGQVQGQGQGQWQGQGQGQRPGQGQGQQQGQSQGQQGQGQGQHQGQHQGQHQGQHQGSHQGPISSGQHQGQHQGSHQGSSGEHQGQHQGSHQGPISSGQHQGQHQGSHQGSSGTHQGQHQGSHQGPVSSGQHQGQHQGNHQGLHGGEHQGQHQGSHQGPISSGQHQGQHQGTHQGSSGEHQGQHQGSHQGPISSGQHQGQHQGSHQGIHSGQHQGEHQHQHQGPVVDNQHQTSHQGSHQGLSQGEFQGQHQGQHQKPISGNKEEHNLQVQVSWGQGQQGQPQGQQGQTQGQSQGQQGQSQGQSQSQSQGQQGQSQSQSQGQQGQSQGQSQGQGQRPPQGGPTTDRPPEQLQPTSSTPVPGSPGTAIGVYPPTKPIDTSSPPASSSSSSSSPPPSSTSSPPTSSGGDNYAPPPNYQIAVSQYPYFFVPYPYPPPNVPQAPCNCPADQQNQQGQQQPAGYLGFIPVLYIPNCHAQKSGLPANFNWPAPPPPEGFGQSLDELPAQRLFQKPDGSWVLQRARNRSRRLRGRRPAVRRLYTDQEIPGKK encoded by the exons ATGTCACCGTGCGGAAGATGGCGCTATTTAGCGTTAGTGTTG ATGCTAATGGTCTTTGCTTCCATAATTCGCGCCGAGCAAGAAGTTATAGTGGCAATTGATGAACCTGGCAAAACTCAATATCATGAAGCGAACTTCAATACAA GTTCATATCAGTACGGTTACGAGGTAGGACCGAACGGTCAATTTCACCATGAAACGCGCGGACCTGACGGTGTCACTTACGGTTGTTATGGGTATATCGATCCCAACGGACAGTTGCGTGTGACACACTACGTGGCGGATACACACGGCTACCGGGTGGTGGAACCTAATCGACCAGTCGAAATATTCGTCGATGCTCCCACACAGTACAGCAA TTCAATATCGGAAGATGAACCACCGCCGGAAAGACGGCGGGGTGAGATGCGCCCATGGTCGGAGTTGTATCTTCCCAAGGGTTGTGGCATGTTTCCGGGAGGAATGCGTCCGGATGGAACAGGTGGTAATACACCGACGG CACCAACAAATCCAAGCACCGGTGGAAGCGGCAACTCACAAG GAAATAAACCACCCAACCAGGGTCAAGGACAGGGGCAAGGGCAAGGGCAAGGACAAAAGCCGGgacaaaatcaaaatcaaggACAGGGGCAAGGGCAAGGACAAGGGCAAGGACAAAAACCGGgacaaaatcaaaatcaaggACAGGGGCAAACACAGGGACAGGGGCAAGGGCAAGGACAAGGGCAAGGACAAG GGCAAGGACAAGGACAGGGCCAATGGCAAGGTCAGGGACAAGGACAGGGACAAGGTCAACAATCAGGACAAAATCAAGGACAAAGTCAGTGGCAGGGGCAAGGTCAGGGACAAGGACAAAATCAAGGACAATGGCAGGGTCAGGGACAAGGTCAGAATCAAGGTCAAGGTCAAGGACAAGGTCAGTGGCAGGGACAAGGGCAAGGTCAAGGATCTGGTCCTGGACAAGGACAAGGACAAACTCAGGGTCAATGGCAAGGACAGGGACAACGCCCAGGACAATCTCAAGGCCAAGGACAAGTACAAGGGCAAGGGCAGGGGCAAGGACAGGGACAACGCCCAGGACAATCTCAAGGTCAAGGGCAAATACAAGGTCAAGGCCAGGGTGAACGTCCTGGACAAAATCAAGGGCAAGTTCAAGGACAAGGCCAAGGTCAGTGGCAAGGACAAGGGCAAGGGCAACGTCCAGGCCAAGGTCAGGGACAACAACAGGGTCAAAGCCAAGGACAACAAGGACAAGGTCAAGGTCAACATCAAGGACAACATCAAGGACAACATCAAGGACAACATCAAGGCTCACATCAAGGACCCATAAGCTCTGGGCAACATCAGGGCCAACATCAAGGAAGTCATCAAGGTTCAAGTGGTGAACACCAAGGACAACATCAGGGATCACATCAAGGTCCAATCAGTTCTGGACAACATCAGGGACAGCATCAAGGCAGTCATCAAGGCTCTAGTGGAACGCACCAAGGACAACATCAAGGTTCGCACCAAGGCCCCGTCAGTTCTGGACAACATCAAGGACAACATCAGGGTAACCATCAAGGCCTTCATGGTGGGGAACATCAAGGTCAGCATCAAGGGTCACATCAGGGTCCGATCAGTTCTGGTCAGCATCAGGGACAACATCAAGGAACCCATCAAGGCTCTAGTGGGGAGCATCAGGGACAACATCAAGGATCCCATCAAGGGCCTATTAGCTCCGGACAGCACCAGGGACAACATCAGGGAAGTCACCAAGGAATACACAGCGGTCAACATCAG GGAGAGCATCAACATCAGCACCAGGGTCCAGTTGTTGACAATCAGCATCAAACCAGCCATCAAGGAAGTCATCAAGGGTTATCGCAAGGAGAGTTCCAGGGACAACACCAAGGCCAGCACCAGAAACCGATCAGTGGTAACAAGGAAGAGCACAACCTACAGGTGCAAGTGTCTTGGGGACAAGGACAGCAAGGTCAGCCCCAAGGACAGCAGGGGCAAACTCAAGGCCAGTCTCAAGGACAGCAAGGCCAGTCCCAAGGACAATCTCAGAGTCAGTCGCAAGGGCAGCAAGGACAGTCTCAGAGTCAGTCGCAAGGACAGCAAGGCCAATCACAGGGTCAATCTCAGGGACAGGGACAACGTCCACCACAAGGAG GACCAACTACCGACCGTCCTCCAGAACAGCTGCAGCCTACCTCGAGTACGCCCGTTCCGGGATCACCGGGTACTGCAATTGGAGTGTATCCACCGACGAAACCGATCGACACCAGCTCGCCACCTgcctcatcatcgtcatcctcTTCATCACCACCGCCTTCGTCAACATCATCTCCACCAACGTCTTCCGGTGGTGACAACTATGCGCCACCTCCGAACTATCAGATAGCCGTGTCACAGTATCCTTACTTCTTCGTTCCTTATCCTTACCCACCACCAAATGTGCCCCAAGCACCCTGCAACTGTCCGGCGGACCAGCAAAACCAACAGGGTCAACAGCAACCGGCCGGTTACTTGGGTTTCATACCGGTGCTCTATATCCCGAACTGTCACGCCCAGAAGAGTGGTTTGCCGGCGAACTTTAACTGGCCGGCACCGCCTCCACCGGAAGGATTCGGTCAGTCACTTGACGAGCTACCGGCTCAGAGGTTGTTCCAAAAGCCTGACGGAAGCTGGGTGCTGCAGCGTGCTCGTAATCGTTCGCGTAGACTTCGCGGCCGGCGTCCAGCCGTACGGCGACTTTACACCGACCAGGAGATTCCTGGAAAGAAGTAG
- the LOC125771386 gene encoding uncharacterized protein LOC125771386 isoform X2 produces the protein MSPCGRWRYLALVLMLMVFASIIRAEQEVIVAIDEPGKTQYHEANFNTSSYQYGYEVGPNGQFHHETRGPDGVTYGCYGYIDPNGQLRVTHYVADTHGYRVVEPNRPVEIFVDAPTQYSNSISEDEPPPERRRGEMRPWSELYLPKGCGMFPGGMRPDGTGGNTPTAPTNPSTGGSGNSQGNKPPNQGQGQGQGQGQGQKPGQNQNQGQGQGQGQGQGQKPGQNQNQGQGQTQGQGQGQGQGQGQGQGQGQGQKPGQNQNQGQGQTQGQGQGQGQGQGQWQGQGQGQGQGQGQGQGQGQGQGQKPGQGQTQGQGQGQGQGQGQWQGQGQGQGQGQGQGQGQGQGQGQGQGQGQGQGQWQGQGQGQGQGQGQGQGQGQGQGQGQGQKPGQGQTQGQGQGQGQGQGQWQGQGQGQGQGQQSGQNQGQSQWQGQGQGQGQNQGQWQGQGQGQNQGQGQGQGQWQGQGQGQGSGPGQGQGQTQGQWQGQGQRPGQSQGQGQVQGQGQGQGQGQRPGQSQGQGQIQGQGQGERPGQNQGQVQGQGQGQWQGQGQGQRPGQGQGQQQGQSQGQQGQGQGQHQGQHQGQHQGQHQGSHQGPISSGQHQGQHQGSHQGSSGEHQGQHQGSHQGPISSGQHQGQHQGSHQGSSGTHQGQHQGSHQGPVSSGQHQGQHQGNHQGLHGGEHQGQHQGSHQGPISSGQHQGQHQGTHQGSSGEHQGQHQGSHQGPISSGQHQGQHQGSHQGIHSGQHQGEHQHQHQGPVVDNQHQTSHQGSHQGLSQGEFQGQHQGQHQKPISGNKEEHNLQVQVSWGQGQQGQPQGQQGQTQGQSQGQQGQSQGQSQSQSQGQQGQSQSQSQGQQGQSQGQSQGQGQRPPQGGPTTDRPPEQLQPTSSTPVPGSPGTAIGVYPPTKPIDTSSPPASSSSSSSSPPPSSTSSPPTSSGGDNYAPPPNYQIAVSQYPYFFVPYPYPPPNVPQAPCNCPADQQNQQGQQQPAGYLGFIPVLYIPNCHAQKSGLPANFNWPAPPPPEGFGQSLDELPAQRLFQKPDGSWVLQRARNRSRRLRGRRPAVRRLYTDQEIPGKK, from the exons ATGTCACCGTGCGGAAGATGGCGCTATTTAGCGTTAGTGTTG ATGCTAATGGTCTTTGCTTCCATAATTCGCGCCGAGCAAGAAGTTATAGTGGCAATTGATGAACCTGGCAAAACTCAATATCATGAAGCGAACTTCAATACAA GTTCATATCAGTACGGTTACGAGGTAGGACCGAACGGTCAATTTCACCATGAAACGCGCGGACCTGACGGTGTCACTTACGGTTGTTATGGGTATATCGATCCCAACGGACAGTTGCGTGTGACACACTACGTGGCGGATACACACGGCTACCGGGTGGTGGAACCTAATCGACCAGTCGAAATATTCGTCGATGCTCCCACACAGTACAGCAA TTCAATATCGGAAGATGAACCACCGCCGGAAAGACGGCGGGGTGAGATGCGCCCATGGTCGGAGTTGTATCTTCCCAAGGGTTGTGGCATGTTTCCGGGAGGAATGCGTCCGGATGGAACAGGTGGTAATACACCGACGG CACCAACAAATCCAAGCACCGGTGGAAGCGGCAACTCACAAG GAAATAAACCACCCAACCAGGGTCAAGGACAGGGGCAAGGGCAAGGGCAAGGACAAAAGCCGGgacaaaatcaaaatcaaggACAGGGGCAAGGGCAAGGACAAGGGCAAGGACAAAAACCGGgacaaaatcaaaatcaaggACAGGGGCAAACACAGGGACAGGGGCAAGGGCAAGGACAAGGGCAAGGACAAGGTCAAGGCCAAGGCCAAGGACAAAAACCGGgacaaaatcaaaatcaaggACAGGGGCAAACACAGGGACAGGGACAAGGCCAAGGACAAGGGCAGGGCCAATGGCAAGGTCAGGGACAAGGACAGGGTCAAGGCCAGGGTCAAGGACAGGGACAAGGACAGGGTCAAGGACAAAAACCGGGACAGGGGCAAACACAGGGACAGGGACAAGGGCAAGGACAAGGACAGGGCCAATGGCAAGGTCAGGGACAAGGACAGGGTCAAGGCCAGGGACAAGGACAGGGTCAAGGCCAGGGTCAAGGACAGGGACAAGGACAGG GACAAGGACAGGGCCAATGGCAAGGTCAGGGACAAGGACAGGGTCAAGGCCAGGGTCAAGGACAGGGTCAAGGACAGGGACAAGGACAGGGTCAAGGACAAAAACCGGGACAGGGGCAAACACAGGGACAGGGACAAGGGCAAGGACAAGGACAGGGCCAATGGCAAGGTCAGGGACAAGGACAGGGACAAGGTCAACAATCAGGACAAAATCAAGGACAAAGTCAGTGGCAGGGGCAAGGTCAGGGACAAGGACAAAATCAAGGACAATGGCAGGGTCAGGGACAAGGTCAGAATCAAGGTCAAGGTCAAGGACAAGGTCAGTGGCAGGGACAAGGGCAAGGTCAAGGATCTGGTCCTGGACAAGGACAAGGACAAACTCAGGGTCAATGGCAAGGACAGGGACAACGCCCAGGACAATCTCAAGGCCAAGGACAAGTACAAGGGCAAGGGCAGGGGCAAGGACAGGGACAACGCCCAGGACAATCTCAAGGTCAAGGGCAAATACAAGGTCAAGGCCAGGGTGAACGTCCTGGACAAAATCAAGGGCAAGTTCAAGGACAAGGCCAAGGTCAGTGGCAAGGACAAGGGCAAGGGCAACGTCCAGGCCAAGGTCAGGGACAACAACAGGGTCAAAGCCAAGGACAACAAGGACAAGGTCAAGGTCAACATCAAGGACAACATCAAGGACAACATCAAGGACAACATCAAGGCTCACATCAAGGACCCATAAGCTCTGGGCAACATCAGGGCCAACATCAAGGAAGTCATCAAGGTTCAAGTGGTGAACACCAAGGACAACATCAGGGATCACATCAAGGTCCAATCAGTTCTGGACAACATCAGGGACAGCATCAAGGCAGTCATCAAGGCTCTAGTGGAACGCACCAAGGACAACATCAAGGTTCGCACCAAGGCCCCGTCAGTTCTGGACAACATCAAGGACAACATCAGGGTAACCATCAAGGCCTTCATGGTGGGGAACATCAAGGTCAGCATCAAGGGTCACATCAGGGTCCGATCAGTTCTGGTCAGCATCAGGGACAACATCAAGGAACCCATCAAGGCTCTAGTGGGGAGCATCAGGGACAACATCAAGGATCCCATCAAGGGCCTATTAGCTCCGGACAGCACCAGGGACAACATCAGGGAAGTCACCAAGGAATACACAGCGGTCAACATCAG GGAGAGCATCAACATCAGCACCAGGGTCCAGTTGTTGACAATCAGCATCAAACCAGCCATCAAGGAAGTCATCAAGGGTTATCGCAAGGAGAGTTCCAGGGACAACACCAAGGCCAGCACCAGAAACCGATCAGTGGTAACAAGGAAGAGCACAACCTACAGGTGCAAGTGTCTTGGGGACAAGGACAGCAAGGTCAGCCCCAAGGACAGCAGGGGCAAACTCAAGGCCAGTCTCAAGGACAGCAAGGCCAGTCCCAAGGACAATCTCAGAGTCAGTCGCAAGGGCAGCAAGGACAGTCTCAGAGTCAGTCGCAAGGACAGCAAGGCCAATCACAGGGTCAATCTCAGGGACAGGGACAACGTCCACCACAAGGAG GACCAACTACCGACCGTCCTCCAGAACAGCTGCAGCCTACCTCGAGTACGCCCGTTCCGGGATCACCGGGTACTGCAATTGGAGTGTATCCACCGACGAAACCGATCGACACCAGCTCGCCACCTgcctcatcatcgtcatcctcTTCATCACCACCGCCTTCGTCAACATCATCTCCACCAACGTCTTCCGGTGGTGACAACTATGCGCCACCTCCGAACTATCAGATAGCCGTGTCACAGTATCCTTACTTCTTCGTTCCTTATCCTTACCCACCACCAAATGTGCCCCAAGCACCCTGCAACTGTCCGGCGGACCAGCAAAACCAACAGGGTCAACAGCAACCGGCCGGTTACTTGGGTTTCATACCGGTGCTCTATATCCCGAACTGTCACGCCCAGAAGAGTGGTTTGCCGGCGAACTTTAACTGGCCGGCACCGCCTCCACCGGAAGGATTCGGTCAGTCACTTGACGAGCTACCGGCTCAGAGGTTGTTCCAAAAGCCTGACGGAAGCTGGGTGCTGCAGCGTGCTCGTAATCGTTCGCGTAGACTTCGCGGCCGGCGTCCAGCCGTACGGCGACTTTACACCGACCAGGAGATTCCTGGAAAGAAGTAG